GAGAGGCCTTTCTCCTGAGCGTGGTTGAAGGGGTGGCCGGAGAAACGCCTCTTGTGCTGGAGGTGAAGAACGAAGGCCCTGATCTCCCCCGGGCCAATCCGGGTCACTTCGGTGGGCAAGCCTTCGGAGCGGAGAAAACCCTCAAGGTGGCCCACACTGGAGGCCACGATTTCTATGGTCTTCTGGCTCTTGCCCTCGCTCCGGGCGCAGAAGCGGTAGCCGGAGAGGAGGTTCCCCAGTGCCTGGGGGTTTCTTGGCGAAGCAAGAGGGCCTTCTTTACAAAGCTGGTTTTGGGGGCTAAAATAGATACGGTTTTGGGCGGTTAGCTCAGCGGTTAGAGCGCCTGCTTCACACGCAGGAGGTCACAGGTTCAAGTCCTGTACCGCCCACCATATTGAACGATAGGGGGAACTGTCATCCCACTGTCAGCAAGTTCCGCTGAAGGCTTCGGTATCGTGTAGCTCACCGCCACCTTATCACCTGTCGCCTTGACCTCCGTCACGAAGCTCCTGATAAACGAGCGCCTTTCTGCCAGCGCGCTCTCTGTGAGGAGCGTCTTCAGGTCCTGTACGTAGCGTCCTACGGCCTCTGCATCGGCCAGTTCCAGGTGCCAGTCGGCCAGCAGTGCCTCCAGCTCCCACCTGGTAGCGAGCAGCTGCTTCTGGCGGTCCCTCAATTGCTGGATGCGGGGTGCCAGGTCGTCCATTGTCATCCTTCTGTCTCTGGGGCATCGTAGAGCCTCTCCAGGCGCTGGGTGGCATCGCCGACCTCGGCCTTGACCGCCTCCATCCTGTCCAAATACTCCACGCTGGCGGCATCCATGTTCACACCACCGAGGGGCCTGCCGTTGCGGAGATGTTCAGGTGCTATGCCTCTGGCCTTGCCACGCTGAGCCAGCTTGCGGGGGCGCTCAACGTTCAGGGTTTCAGGACGCGAAACATGCACCGCCTCCCGGACGCCAACGGCAACCTGGCAAACGGGCCGAGGCTCTTCACCACCGCCTCGGTGAGAGGCATCCTCCACAACCCCTTCTACACCGGCAAGGTCCAATACAAAGGCAAGCTCATGCCCGGAGCCCATGAGCCCCTGGTGAGCCAGGAGGTCTTCGAGCTTGTCCAGGACGCACTCAAGAGGAACAGCGGGCGCTCTGAAACGCTGCACCCCAGGCCGGAGAGGGAATACCTGCTCAAAGGGATCATCCGCTGCGCCTACTGCGGGATGCCCATGTGGGCCCAGACGTACAAGAACGGCCAGAGATACTACCGTGAGCACACGGCCTCCAGGAGTCACGCGGTATGCCTGGCTGAAGGTGCTTCTATGCATTGCGACGTGCCGGACGAGCAGATCGGGAAGATAGTGGAAGCCATAGAGCTGGGGCCGAAGTGGCTTGAAGAGGTCCTGGCCATCATCAGCCTCAAGGACGAGGTTGAGAGGGTGAAGAAACAGCGCCAGGACGTTCAGGAGAAGCTGCGCCGCATGGCCAGGGCCTATGTAGACGGCGTCTTCCCCGATGAGGAATACCACCGGCAGAAGAGGCTCCTGGAGATGGAACTGGAGACCCTGGTCGTGCCCCAGGCGAGCGCCGCGGAGGATGCCGGGAGACTGCTCATTGACCTGCCAAGGCTATGGGCCGGGGCCACTCTGGA
This genomic stretch from Chloroflexota bacterium harbors:
- a CDS encoding phage integrase SAM-like domain-containing protein, whose amino-acid sequence is MASSVGHLEGFLRSEGLPTEVTRIGPGEIRAFVLHLQHKRRFSGHPFNHAQEKGLSGHTINCYLRSVRAFWSWLVSEGIVAENPFHRVKIPSTTTLR